Part of the Drosophila pseudoobscura strain MV-25-SWS-2005 chromosome 2, UCI_Dpse_MV25, whole genome shotgun sequence genome, GTGGTGAGTATTCGACTCAGGGATACCTTTTACGTCGGAACTACGATTGAGGATATGATTTGAACCCTTAACACGTTAGCACGATCAGATGAGTGCTCCTCATGGCAAAATAATGATCTTTTTCTACTCTAGAGTACTCCCAAGTATTTTCATGGCTAAAAGATATGATTGTTCTTATATTCTTTTGGGAGATTTTATTCAGATAGTATTCTTACTTTGAAGATTGATATGAAAGAGTAAATTGCTCATACAATATAGCTACATatcatataattaaatatactATAGGTGCTAAACCAATTCGATCTTATCCATCTTTTGCTATATTTCTTTGATTATTTAGAATTCCTGTTCTTCCGTTTTCCCGCATGTCTGATATACCCCTTagacacaaaacacacattAGCACTGAACACGGCATAGATTTCAAGAAACGTGTGGCATTTGGCATGTGACCCGCCCCCATTCCCCTCTCCGGGTCCTTCTTCCCAGCAGGGGAGCCGTCTCTGGAGAGCAGTTGAGTGCCCGATGCGCTGACAACTATCAGGACGAGGCAGTcggcacctgcacctgcacaCCACACACCCATTGCCcagacgaaaaaaaaagggaaaacaaccCGCATTAATCAATAATTTTCTTAATCAAAAACCGAACAACAACAGAGACCCAGAAAATGTGAGAATAACTTGAATAACTTTCCCAACATTTTTTCGCACGTGCGTTCCATCTCTCCATGGGATTGCatctccgctccgctccactccacccttttttggtggctgtggctccgcAGAAGTCCTTGCCCGCTCTCCAGTCTCTCTCCAGCGATGATGATAATGAGGTCTCTGAAAAATAACCACTTTCTGGCCTGTCCGCCGTCGACTGACGGTACGACGGTATGACGGATATGCATTGACATagcaaattaatattaatttctgACACACGCGCCAGTGACACTTTCGGTCGCAGGCCCGCCTCCCTTTCGGTCCAGAAAAATAACACgaaattattttcaaaacatttattttgtcTGCGATTCTCCCCCAACTTTTTGGGAGATTGGAGAGGGCAATGATGATGCTGTCTGGGCCTGAAGACgcaggccgaggccgaggcccaACTGGCATGGCAGGCATCCTGTGACAGGATATCAAGTGAAATGATGCGCGCGTCCGACGGTCGAGTCGACTCTCGAGCGGCTTGAGTAATTAGTTTGGATTTTGTGGCATTATAAAATCTCCTTTTTCGGTGGTGCCTCctgtgcctcctgcctctgcctctgcctctgcctctccacTCGACCGAcgcacaaatatttattcaagtGTTAAAgtgtctgccgctgccgctgtcgctgcgaaaaaagtgttttcttttcgttttcgttcattttatatttaaaaatttcattgGCCCCGCGACAAAAGGCCGTCAATcttttgctgccgctgctgctgctgctgccgctgctgctgctgtctgtgcCCCATGAAAAATTAGACACCTTATGCATTCTCGAGCAACTTTCCAccgaaaagttttcccagccagcagtggcagtggcagtggcagcggcagaggcaaaCATCATTTTCATACACAATCAATCCTTGTAATTTGCCGTTACGCGTTTTCCTCTTCAGATTTTTTCTAGTTTTTCCCATGAAAAACGTAGCGCTAAATGAAACTGCGAGAATGAAACGGCGGCAAACGCAGCAGCCATTTTTTCATTTCAGCGGGAAATCAAAGATCCGAAGAGCCAAAGAGCGAAGAAAAGCCAAGACTCACGCACAGCAAAGAGGAaaagggaaatgggaaaagggaaaaggcaACAGGGAAATGCCAGAGAGAAAAGTTTAATTTCACTAATCACAGCAGAGTAATTACGTggaaaatgaattttttttcgcgctctctctctgtctcattCCGTCTctgggtttggggtttgggttcAGGGCTTGGGGTTTGGAATGGGGATGGAAAGGTGCCGCCGTCTTTCGTCTTTCGCGAAGAAGAAAAGTTCTGGGCAAACAAATATCTGGCAATTTGTAcgttttaatttttgtgtgtaCTTTTTGGGGCAAAAATTTCGAAATTTACTTTGGTTATTAATCAGAAAGGGAGTTGGGAGAGCGTCGGGGAGACTCAGACAGGGGCTGGAAAGGTCAAAAGACAGGCTGGGGCTCAGATTCGAATTCAAACAAGAACGCTTGAGATGCGGCATCGGATTGTTAGACACTTTTGAGTGATCCACTGATGGAAGCACTTGTTAGTGCCCCCGACTTGGGTCTGGGGCACACATGTGAGCgcacagagggacagagagttTTCCCACATTTTCGTCGCCCGACGGCAGCCCCGCGGATCCCATAAATTGCTCGGAAAACTAAACACGCAATTCGAGAGTCTAATAAAGTTACGCAAACAAATGATGCGGTGGTGCCCCCGAGGAGAACACCgaagtggagcagcagcagccccaaatGCACTCGACAGATACGCAGATACGCCtgcatagatacagatacattctGCCACTCCGCCCCTCCGTCAATAAGTAGactgttcttctttttttgtgtttaattgCAACGAGAGGCAAAGTGTTAAAGAGTTTATGTGCAACATTTACAGGGGaggcagggggagggagaCTCAGACTGGGAGTGGCATTCATTTCCCAGGCGGTCCActccacacacagatacacgcgCACACACTCGAGCACTCACACAAttataaatgcaataaaatacttTTCAAGCGAAACTCATAAATTtcccaaaagcaaaagtcgATGGCGACACAAAACACAGCCACAGGGaaaagggggaagggggaaggggaaaagTGAAGGAGAACCTCGACTCCgattccgactccgactctgactccaAGTGGAATTCCTAGTCCCCCTCTCTCGATGCACTGCCTGCCGTGTGAATGGAGGGGACACTGGGGGacaccctcctcctcctccgccctTCAGAGCTTAGAGTTAAGAGTTAATCACACCAGATGTTAATGGTTTTTATGGTCCTGTTTACTATATTGTATGTACGAGGCTgtgccccagccccaaggtgacatcatcatcatcctcagTCCTTCGGTGGAGCACGGAATGAGTGCTCCCCCCTGTACCCCGTATTCGTACTCTGCTCTTAATATGTTTAGTTAAATGACTTTAAACTCTGTGTCTCTTCATTTGTTcgattgtttatttgtttgtttcgcGCCGTTGAATGATTTGTGGGACCGAGACCCCTCGATCCGGTTAACGTGTGGGAGAACAACTCTAGAATAGCCGGGAGTATCCAGAGAAATGATTATTGAATCATTAGATAGGTGACAGCACGATAGAATAGATAATTATACTTCATTCTGATGGGAATACCTATCTGATTAGGATACATttggatagatagatggataatAATCGATATACAGAAGagatttatatttttcaaattgtAGACACCACTTCTTCCCTACTAGGACACACTCCATAAAGGAGTCTCCAAAAGAGCTACCAATTGGAGGAATATTTAGGTAGATATGTAGATGGATAATAATTATATCAGGAAGAGATTGAAGGCCATATATTGTAGATGCCACAACCTCTTAATCCATTAACCATTCTACATAGCAACTACTCCTCATTCGGAGGGAAACAACTGATGCCTTCTCTctgccacacagagagacagcatTGGGGAGGGACAGCCATGATCTGTGATGATAATTATCCATTGAATCGCGACTAATCTCCCAGAGAAACCTCTCTATAACTCCGTCTGCCATTCAGCCATTCAGCCAGTCTGCCAGTCGTGCCAGGCTGTAAGTGTGTAAGTAGTGCCATCAATTACGGGCCACAATTGCCTCACTCTGctctgcactgcactgcactgcactacTCGTaggagaaagacagagagatagagggagaaagagagtggggtgttccaaaaataaaaccccaTTCGAAAGCGGAACTGTCTCCGATCCCAATCCCATCGCAATCCTCACTCCATCCAGTTCTGGCTGCCTTCCTGCGTTTCCCttcctgcctgccgcctgtccGACGACTGTCCCGGCCCGCACATGGAAAATAAATTGCCAAACAAATATCAACATGACAAATTGATAAATTCATGTTATTATTCCACGGATGGTGCCCTGTCCGATGTGCGAGCATCtcagagatacagatatacagatatacagagATCCAGTGGCCGCACTGTgagtagtttttgtttttggttctAGTCTCGCACTTTCACACATTAACCAAATGAAAATTCGGTGTTGACGCATTTGTTTTACTCATTTTCCCCCAcaatttccccatttcccattgCCAGTGTGTTTGAGGCGACAAATGAGCCAGGCGGTCGTCAGCAGctgacaaaaacaacaagtaCTCACACCACATACCCGTAGATGccagtggaaatggaaatggagacaTTGAGCACGTTGCTGCGGCATTTGTCAACGATTTCCATATGGCCTAGGCCTCCTCCATCCCCTCCATCCTCCTAGAGATAGCTCTTCTTCTATTGGAATTTTAATGATGCGCGAAATGTTAATTTTTCATCTTGATCTGCCACGATTTGTATCCGCAGATACAAGTACGCATCCAACCTCCCATCGACTTAATTATCCAGCAGCTGAGTCAGCGTCCTCCCATCCCACTCGCCGGTCTCCGGTCGCCGTTCGCCGGTTGGCGGTTTCAATTAACGCTGATCACCTCAATTGAGGCACGTCGCCGTTTGTCCGTTTGCCCGTTTGGCCAATTAAGGAGCCAATGTGCTCCTCCTCTCttatatcttttcttttttatacaTCTTTCCCTGCAACAACAGTACAACAGTTGGCATTACatgtgggctgctgctgctgctgcagttgttggCCATATACACTCGTACACTCGTAATTCCCATTAATTGAACGGAATGGATAGAGCAAATATTAAGTTACTTTGAGGTGAAGAAGGAAAGCATTTAATGGCTGCACCCTCCACTGCTCCGTTCCACCAGCAGCTTTTGCGCTGGTCGCGtgtttaataataatttctttGGAATACTCGTATGCCCGAGTATATGTTTATGGTAAGCGGTGGtctaattaaaatcaattgcCTTAATTGGAAGTACAACAAAGCACCAAGTGCTGAAGTGCTGAAGTGCCGAAGTGCCGAAGTGCCGAAGTGCTTCCAAGGAATGGAACTCTCATCGGACGGACACATGAAGGTAGCAATTTGATCGCCGGCATTATTTATgggctctcctccgccagagAGTCGACTCGAGCGTAGGAGCGTACGAGTATTTCCCATAAATCAGCATCATTCGAAGCAGTCGTACTGCTTGCTGACTATTTTCGGGCTATTCAAATCGGCATAAATCTAGCATCGTCCGATACAAAGAACTATAACCCTATATGTATTTTTGCCCGGCTGCATGTTAATTTTTCAAAATGCCGCGACAGTTTCTGGTAATTgcaaagttttcttttggccaGGGCCCTAAACAAGTGccatatattatattatttggCCTGCCACTTGATATATGGGCCCGGGTCCAAGCAAATGATAAATTCTCTTTATTCTTCCCACATTCGAGGGCCAGCCCTTGGCGGAGACCCAGGCTGTCGCCAGATTCTGTACTCTGCTTATCTTGGCCACAATTCATACTCGGAGACTCATCCAAATCTCTGGCACTTCATATGCAattctgttctgtttattGGCCTGCAAGAAGCAAGCCTTTCCTTGGCTCTCCTTTCTCTGCCAATTGCTCTCCGGCTTGCATCGtaaattatgtaaattgtTGCGAAAATACATTCCGTTGGCAGTTTAATTAGCCATCCGCCAGTGTCAATGGAGTGGGTGTTATTTGTCATCCAAGAAGAatactttttcttttcctaATTCTCAAGAAATTCAAAGACTGGGAAGAGGTTAAAGGCTGCAGATTGGTTGTATACCTTCGAAAAGGCATCGAGGTTTTATCACAGCCTTCCAATTCTCATTCCTACATCAAGATATACAACATTCAATCCCAACCACAGAAATACAAACACCCAAAAAAGACAAATGACATTAACATACTCGTATTCCTTCCTACAAAATATTTGAGCCCGAACTTCGACCTCaattatgaaaatgaaagCGAAACGCGACTCGACTGGTACTCATCCCTTCCCCTAAACACTTTCCTCGCCCATCCACCACTACTCTCTTCCGTGGAAGAGGCAATTTATCGGGGGATTCGAACATACCTCAGCTTTGAGCATTTTAAAATGGTTCAACGCACTTACGGGTATGAAAAGAACAAGCCAAATGTGCACATACTCGTAACATTAAATGGGTTCACTTACGTATGCGATATATACGcgatatatactcgtatagtAGTGTACATTGTGCTACCCGCAGCATCATATGTGGAAAATGTGtgacagaaacaacaacaacaaaggaggagaggaaaaaaaggaaaacaaatttcaatttagcTTAAAGATTTTGCACATAAAATTTGTAACACTCAATTAGTTTAAACGACAACGGGAGAAATGTTGCCAGAACGAAGAGCAAACCCTGGCAACCCTGGCAGCCAgtgtctgtctctttcgcaCTTGTTGTTTTGGGTGCGGGTTTCCCCGGAGTAAATCGCACAAATGCGGCGACGTATGAATTTCGTTTAATATGATTAGTGGTGTGTTGTGTGGACCTTCCATCCAGTCCTCCAGGACTCAGGACTCAGGATATGCGCATGAAAGCCGAAAGACAAGTGCACTAATGGAGAACTGTTCTGCTGCTCTCACATATTGGGTCATAAAGATATTTACGCTGCATACTTGCGGGCGCTGTGGCATAAATCAAGCCAGAGAGACATCATTACGACGtcaaagagagggagagggatgCTGATGATGAGGGAGAAAGTGGAAAGTGGTAAGTGGAAAGGTGGTGAGAAATCAGTCAACCCTGCGGGATGGGTACCCCCTTTCTGGATATCCCAcgaatggcgaatggcgaatggcaaaatcaatttaatttcgcTAATGTAGTGTAATGCTTCCGCCCGGCTCACAAGTGGGTCTTCGGCGGCGATTAGCAGCAAGTGCTCCATTCGATGCTGCTTACAGCCCGgagagggtgagggtgagggtggTGCACCATCTGGCCGAGGTGGGTCACTCAGTCAATCACTGGGAGGACAAAATCTTTATTAATTCTGATCGATGGTGCAGAGCACACTGTTGCAACAATCAAATGATGGAGCAGCGCTTACAACAAaagctctctctgtctctgtctctcgctgcCTGAGATGAAGGATTGGAGGGAGTACAGTAGCTCATACAAATTCGACAGCTGAAagcgtttccgtttccgttttctTGTCTTTGTTTGTCCACTAACAAATCCCAATCCCCATCCTCGTCCCtgtctctatctgtctctctgtgcttttgttttgtgagTTCTCTCTCCTTCTGTGTCCATCGATGATGCAATGAAGCGCGTTTATTTGTTGCTCGTAATTTATTTACTGCCCGACTCCGAACCCATTCAAACGTCTCTGCCCTGTCCTGGATGCAGCTCTGCAGTAGTCCTGCCAACTTGTTGGTTAAATATTGCCAGAAGAGCTGGCCATCTAGgggctgccaccgccactgccactgccactgccactgccgccctGAGAGTGATAAATTAATCGCTACATCAGTTTTTAATTCCGTGTTGCTGGTATGCGATATATCTCTAGCTCCGTTTCCAGTACATTGTCTCGTGTGCCCCCAGCAACCtttgcagcagccagaagccaCCAGCCAGAGCACTCTCTCTGTGTTGCAAGCACTGTTTAAAGATGATGTATGGCTGAAATTTTGACAAATGTACAAAAATGAGTCATGAGTTCTCGcgggtggctgctgctcctgcccctccaTGTTGCACTATTTACTGTTGACTTTTTCCATGTACTTTGGCATCGTTAtccacaaaacaaacgcacaACGAAACTGCCACCGAAGATGGAGCTGCTCCACACATGTTTTCCCAGTCATTAATCATCTATGGGTTTACCTTGCCACACACCAGCGCCGAGTGCCACTCCACAATGAACTTTAGACACTCTCTAGACTCGAAATTAATTCAAAACCTAGTGGGCCTTGCTTTCCAGTGTGTCAGTCGATTGCCAGACGAGATATCCCTTTGTGTTTTGCCAGTTCTACGTCTCTCGTAGACTTTTCAACAGCGTCTCGTTTATCGGGCTTTGGACAGCGTTTCTATATTTAATAAGCGTCAACTTTTGAGTGGTTCGGGTTTCAGCAAAACTATGGCCAATCGATCCTTCGACAGTGGCAAAAACCCCCGGGACCGCGAGTACGACAGAGAGTTCAATCGCGACTACAACCGCGACAACGATCGTGGCGGCAATGCTCGTGGCAATTATCGTGGCATGAATCGAGACAACAATCGCGGAGGTCGCGACAATCGGGACAACAATCGAGACGACCGGAACCGACAGGACCGAGGCGGTTGTCGCGACTCTCGTGACTTCCGCAATAACGACCGCGACCGTGATCGTGACCGTAACGGTGATCGTGATCGCAACCGTGATCGCAACAGCCAGAAGCCGCTGCCCACAGAGCCGCCGTTCAGCGCCTACGTGGGCAACCTGCCCCAGGGCCTCGTCCAGGGCGATGTGATGAAGATATTCTCGGACTTTCAGGTGAAGAACGTGCGCCTGATCAAGGACCGCGAGACGGACGAGTTCAAGGGCTATGGCTACGTGGAGTTCGAGACGGTGGAGCAGCTGGAGCGCGCCATCGCCTGCAACGGGCGCATCAAGCTGGACAACTTCTCCGCTCCGCTGCGCATCGACATAGCCGACCATCGCCGCCACACGGCCGAAGGAGGCTTGGGacgcggaggaggaggcggaggcggcggcggaggaggaccAGGACATGGCCAGTCGGGGAGCCGCAACTACTACCAGAGGCGCAACTATCGGCGCGACGACAGCGTCGGCTCCCACCAGATCGTGCGCCCCATCGCAGCCACCAACAGCCCTGGGCAGCAGCCCTTCTCCCACAGCAGCCCCACCCAGAGCTCCATATCGCTGCGAAATGCCCAACGGGTCGgagacaacagcaacaccagcaacaacaaccgctCCATTGGCTACGGTCGGGAGGGGGGGAACCGCTACCAGAGGGAGGACAATCGGCAGCGCAGTCGAAACAACAGCATCGGCTTCCTCGAGCCCCGACAGTCCGCGAGCAGCATCCAGTCGCGCAACCGCAACTTCAATCGGTAATCCCCCAGATCGAGTCCCGATAGATATGTCCCCTCTAAAGATGTCTCCTCTCTTCCAGTTGgagcaacaacggcaacaacgaaggaggtggcggtggcggcggcggaggacGCTCGCCGGATCGTCAGCGGTacaacagctgcagcaacgccagcggcagcagcaacgtcaATGGAAGCGGAAACTATACTAATTTTGTGCAGAATCGCAATCGCGACCGTCGGGGCCACTACAACCCCAACGGCGGAGGCAACGGCAGCCTCCGCGGCAACAGCCCGGGCTCCACGTCCGTCCGCTCCGCCAACCGCATTGACGACGACAACCGCCcgaagctgctgctgaagcCCCGCACTGTAACGGACCCCATCAACGCCCTGGCCAACACCGAGCAGGCCTCGAAGATCTTTGGCAAGGCCAAGCCGCGTCCCGACCAGACCACGCCCACATGCTCGCCCCGCCAGGAGCCGAATGGCGCCCCCAGCAGCGACTAACCGGACAGGACTCGAAAACCACAACAGATTGAAGCGAAACCCACCCAATCAATAGCagccgaaacagaaacagaaacagaaacaagatATCCTCTTAAAGTTCGTGTCAAACTGAAATTATGTTTAATTAAATCTTCATGTGCAAAGAAAAGGCCTCTTCAGTCCTGAATTGATTCTTTGATAGAGGTATAGTCTCTCTTCAGTTCCAGATAGATAGCTTCCTCTAACAGGCCAAGTTCTTTACCTAATTGGACATTATAGCGGCCTACTTATCAGCCATAAACCTCCACAGTGTGCCACACTTTGCTGCGATGAGCCATAAATTTCAAAAGTTAATGCCCAGTGACACAAAATCCAGGAGCGGGTAAGGGCATCCTGCAGCACACCTCCCGCCCGACGGACACTTGCGGGAGCGGCATTAACTAGTCAACTCGAACTAATTGAATTGAGATGAGATTAAAGAATTTTACGCGGAAATGAAGACATCGGCCAGTTGCCAGTTTCCAGCTGGCAGTCGGGAGTCGGGGCTTAGGACACTTGTCGTGGTATTTATGGGCAAAGATTTACGAGCCACAACACAAGGCATCCTCCTGGACAGGGTCCTGGTCCGGAGTCCTGGTCCACGGGTCTACAGGCAAATTGGcttaatttctttttaatttgctTCCGCTGTGCGTTCGCTTCGGTTTTCCTTTCTTCGAGCGGCCTCTCGaagtgaaattcaatttgaaaaagTGCCCGACCCCGGGACACGGCTACGGCAAAGCCAAACGGCCGCGGATCCGGAGGTGAACAGGGCGTGGTCGCGCCTTGTTTCCATTTAAATTGTGTAGATGATATGCCTATACCAGAAGCCGAGACCTCCGTCCACGTCCCCTTCCAAAAGCCAATTTACGCACgaacattttttcaatttacGGCGGACAAACCGCAGGACCCCACTCTCTACTGCACTTTATAGAAATCCCGCGGAAAATTCACGGCATTAAAGGACTTTCCTTCCCATCCCACCACCcgcttttctttccttttatttcttttgaaGTTCGCCCACTGGCCGCGagttttatttgcctttttctTAGCGCGCTTTTCCTCGGCTTTCGCCCGCTTTTCCTCgcttttctttcgctttttttctCCCGTTAATGTGTCACACGCACTTTATAAGCAATTGTTGTTGGAGTCCACGGCGATGGccatggcccatggcccatgggCAATGGCGTCTGGCTAAAGTTGACGACGATGTCGACGCCCATGGCGcaattattatgattattaggTACAGCTGCACTTCGTAgccggagatggagacggagagggGGGCTCCTCCACttataaacaacaaaacaaaaaaaaattgtaatttacCTTCTGGACTCGTGAACGTGGACCAACTTTCGAggactgctgctgtttgttgctgttgtcgttcATTAGGGTGGACCTTCCATTCCGTTCATCCGTTCTCATGAACACGAGACGCTGTGCACCGCCTTGGGGGTCACGCGTTAATAATCGCGCTGAATGACTCcataatgaaaatattaaaggtgtttgctgttgctgttgctgttgtgctcTTAGCCGCCGGCAGGGCTCGGGGATCAGGACACCCGCCCAga contains:
- the eIF4H2 gene encoding uncharacterized protein DDB_G0287625, with product MANRSFDSGKNPRDREYDREFNRDYNRDNDRGGNARGNYRGMNRDNNRGGRDNRDNNRDDRNRQDRGGCRDSRDFRNNDRDRDRDRNGDRDRNRDRNSQKPLPTEPPFSAYVGNLPQGLVQGDVMKIFSDFQVKNVRLIKDRETDEFKGYGYVEFETVEQLERAIACNGRIKLDNFSAPLRIDIADHRRHTAEGGLGRGGGGGGGGGGGPGHGQSGSRNYYQRRNYRRDDSVGSHQIVRPIAATNSPGQQPFSHSSPTQSSISLRNAQRVGDNSNTSNNNRSIGYGREGGNRYQREDNRQRSRNNSIGFLEPRQSASSIQSRNRNFNRWSNNGNNEGGGGGGGGGRSPDRQRYNSCSNASGSSNVNGSGNYTNFVQNRNRDRRGHYNPNGGGNGSLRGNSPGSTSVRSANRIDDDNRPKLLLKPRTVTDPINALANTEQASKIFGKAKPRPDQTTPTCSPRQEPNGAPSSD